In one window of Amblyomma americanum isolate KBUSLIRL-KWMA chromosome 9, ASM5285725v1, whole genome shotgun sequence DNA:
- the LOC144104046 gene encoding uncharacterized protein LOC144104046 isoform X2 codes for MPPSSTQYTLVGFSAELDWKPLRFVEPLPPNRICSACGLVPKRIAFLPCMHVMCESCYEQCAQGDLPACPMDGYEYQDEEVEWREFPSGELLSREVKCWNEQSGCQYVSGVSGISQHFHRECGHHSIRCPKCSATVLRCSMVEHLTSGFCHSEEPLRYQDETQLGYNDDTGLATGNIGALGKQAGEMKKSLLRITGDLSAHSNRLNEMSQAINTMRETQSAHVAEVAERLRENLLQVKGEINLSNESLKQFLVTKIDALNLSGSIKSLQETTKNEVANATSQARDNLSRMTTAIQAVKTSTDDNIQKAIDLVKNVQLDVKLAVAACVFLVPNVKTLQKTAMEKGHAVHDSERVYLRGYHILPGVEFGKKDGSVYLHLTIEVHKGDFDDFVIWPFKQKIRFSIVHPKNGSKECIFQTGANSTQKRYLRPTTSKNAGIVYKGNCFNAQSLIDGGYVEDDQLRIKLELFL; via the exons ATGCCTCCCTCAAGCACGCAGTACACCCTGGTCGGGTTCTCAGCTGAACTGGATTGGAAGCCACTGCGCTTCGTCGAGCCGCTTCCGCCGAACAGAATATGCAGCGCCTGCGGATTGGTGCCTAAAAGGATCGCGTTCCTTCCATGCATGCACGTGATGTGCGAGTCTTGCTACGAGCAGTGCGCACAGGGCGACTTGCCTGCGTGTCCGATGGACGGCTACGAGTACCAGGACGAGGAGGTCGAGTGGAGGGAATTCCCCAGCGGCGAGCTCCTGAGTAGAGAG GTGAAGTGCTGGAACGAACAAAGTGGTTGCCAGTATGTGTCTGGCGTTTCAGGGATCTCCCAGCATTTCCATCGGGAATGTGGACATCACTCTATTCGCTGTCCCAAGTGCTCAGCCACCGTTCTTCGTTGCAGCATGGTGGAACATCTGACGTCAGGTTTTTGCCACTCAGAGGAGCCTCTTAGGTATCAAGACGAAACACAGCTCGGTTACAACGACGATACTGGATTAGCTACCGGAAACATAGGTGCCTTAGGAAAGCAAGCGGGTGAAATGAAGAAATCTTTACTGAGAATAACCGGTGACCTCAGCGCACATAGCAACCGCCTAAACGAAATGTCACAAGCAATCAACACGATGAGAGAAACACAGAGTGCGCATGTGGCAGAAGTAGCCGAGAGACTCCGTGAAAATTTATTGCAAGTAAAAGGCGAGATAAATTTGTCTAACGAAAGTCTCAAACAATTTTTAGTAACGAAAATCGATGCACTTAATCTTTCCGGAAGCATAAAGTCACTTCAGGAAACAACCAAGAATGAAGTGGCTAATGCGACGAGCCAAGCACGAGACAACCTCTCCCGCATGACTACTGCAATCCAGGCTGTGAAAACGTCAACTGATGATAACATTCAGAAGGCAATCGACCTCGTGAAAAATGTTCAGCTCGACGTAAAACTTGCTGTGGCAGCCTGCGTGTTTTTGGTACCAAATGTGAAAACACTTCAGAAGACTGCGATGGAGAAAGGTCATGCTGTGCATGACAGCGAGAGAGTATACCTGCGTGGTTACCATATTTTGCCTGGTGTCGAGTTCGGAAAAAAGGATGGATCCGTTTATCTGCATTTGACGATCGAAGTGCACAAGGGTGACTTTGACGACTTTGTTATATGGCCGTTCAAGCAGAAGATTAGGTTTAGCATCGTGCATCCCAAAAATGGAAGCAAGGAGTGCATTTTTCAAACCGGAGCAAATTCAACCCAGAAAAGATACCTAAGGCCAACAACATCCAAAAACGCTGGCATCGTCTACAAAGGAAACTGTTTTAACGCACAAAGTCTTATCGACGgcggttacgtggaagacgacCAGCTTCGAATAAAATTAGAGCTCTTTCTGTGA